The window ATTCAAACAAAAGTATTCAAGATCTGATTATCCAGCATTAAAGTcacaagtgcatcaagaacaaagtgcaacactactacggaccagttccatAACAAGTcttttgtatgtccttagttgagttgtatctTTGTATTGGTTATTTattgtaattcctactttgcTTATCTAGAAGCTTAAATTAGGAACCTCAAAAATCACAAACCCGTATAGCTTGtgtcgtgactagagttagtcatgagttgaagtatttgtaataggtgtattacaaagtggcttgtaataggtgtattgcaagttagtgagggattaagaatttaattcctaggttgcaaTAGGTTATAATCTAAAGATTGCTCAGTAGTAAAGTTGACTaccagtgtaggtcgtggtttttttatccccttgagcagggatttttccacgtaaaaatctctcatgtcatttacttactgttaGATTAGCTAGTTCTGTGGGAACTATTATAGGACCAggtctctatacagtttggtggacttatacattctatcaattggtatcagagcgggttctttttaaaaggttaacacctagagaGGATCCTCaccatggctgctccaccaaacttcgaggaaggacaatcaacttACAGGCCCCCAAGATTCAACGGccaatactatgggtggtggaagacTCGAATGCATGACTTCATAATGGCAGAAGACTTCGAGTTATGGGATGTTATTTGTGATGGTCCATATGCCCCAACAAAGAAGGTAGGAGAACCTGCTGTAATGGTGCTGAAAACCAGGAAGGAGTACAATGACGCTGACAAGAAAGCTGTAGAGAAGAACTTTCGCGCCAAAAAGATTTTGGTGTGTGGTATAGGACTTGATGAATATAACAGGATTTCAGCTTGTCAGTCTgccaaggagatatgggaagctttACAAACGGCACATGAAGGAACTACTCAAGTAAAGCAGTCCAAGATCGATATGCTCACCACTGAGTATGAGCTCTTTAGAATGAAGGATGATGAATCCATTTAAGACATGCATACTCGATTCACTTCCATTATAAATGAGCTACACTCTCTTGGAGAAATAATTCCTAGGAACAAGCTCGTGAGGAAAGTTCTTAGCGTTTTACCCAGCTTCTGGGAAAGCAAGATGAATGCTATCACTGAAGCCAAGGATCTGCAGACATTGATTACAGACGAGCTAGTTGGGAATCTAAAAACCTACGAGATGAAGAGAAAGAaggacagtgaaagaagagaaccaaagaaggagaagaacctggtactcaaagctgaaAATAATGGTTCGAGTGAGGAGGATAGTGACATGGCATACCTTACCAGAGGGTTTCAGAAAATGGTTCGAAGAAATGGAGGTATACCAAAGAAAGGCAGTTCCAGCAAACCAAAGAATTATGACCTCtgtcataagtgtggaaagttAGGGCATTTCATCAAGGACTGTCCTCTTCTGAAGCAAGAGCATTTCAAGCACAACTTCTGATAAAGTAgccaagaggaacccggttcctgacaAATGCTTCAAAAGAAAAAACGTAGCTGACAATGTTGTGAAGCAAGCTCTTACagcatggggagactcctccggtgaattagaagaagaaaatgatgcaggtgatagttccatgatggcaattgaaaatgaagcaaatgaataTGACCCAATATTTGCTTTGATGGCTCAGTCAgacgatgatgaagatgatgacaatgatgaggTAAACTTTAGGGATGTTCAGAGgaatctgaaatcctactctccCAAGAAACTCATGTCATTAGCTAATATTTTGATTGATGCATATCATAGTAGTTGTAGTTGACTTGAAAGAAACCATAGAGAACTTTAGTAGAGAAAAGAGTGCCTTAGTGGAGAAAGTTGTCATTACTGAGCAAGAAAGAGATGATCTCTTAGTGGTAATCGTAGACCTAGAGGAAACAATTGAGGGACTTAAAGCAGAATGTAGGCCTGGAAATTCTGAAAAGGGGAAGGAAGTAGCTAGTGAGGCACATATTAAACTTAAAAATGAGCTGAATAATGTGAAAACTAGTTTGTGTGTTGAGCTTGAGAAAAATAGGCAGCTTCAAGCAGAATTGAAGAAAGTAAAAAATAATCTTGAGAAATCtcttaagtggacctggtcctcagatgctATTACTGCCATGTACTTTAATAATGGTGTAAACAGGAAGGaatagggttccaaagggagaaagtTCCCTATAATCCTCATAGCAAGTACGTcactgtacctgataactggctttgtacccactgtgggaacaatgggcatttCAAGGAAAATTGCCAAGCCAGAGTCCAGTCTgttcagaaaaataaagtttttactGAAAAAGTAACTATTGGAATAGGACCAGGTGCCACTCACAAAAAATGCATGTTGCCTGCATGGACTAGAAGAGCTCTCGTTCATCTCTTatctcattacaagggacccaaacttgtttgggttcctaaatctaacccttgatttatctgtgcagggaacagtgaaaggaagAAGTCAACAATGGATTATGGACAGTGGATGCTCTAAGCATATGATTGGGAATACCATGGACTTCCTTTCACTAAAAGGCCTGCAATGAGGGaatgtatcctttggaaatgggaaaaaaGGGTATATTCTTGGTGTTGGAAAAGTTGGAAAGCCTCTCTCACACTCAATTGAGAACGTGTACTATGTAAATAGTCTGAAGTATAGTCTCTTGAGTGTTTCTCAaatctgtgataaaggaaacaaggtggagtTTTTGTCAAATGTGTGCACAGTTACTAATCtggtaactggtgaagtggtactagtggccaaaagatacaagaacatctacgtTGCTGATTTTGAGTTCCTACAAAGTGGTGATATGAGCAGTTGATGATGATGCAGAGTTATGGCACAGAAGGCTGGGACATGCAAGCTTCTCTCTTCTGAACAAGCTGAtacagaaggacctggttcgtggatTGCCAAATTCAAAATTCAAGGAGCACggagtgtgtgatgcatgtgctaTAGGAAAGCATGTGAAATCCTCATTCAAGCCAAAGAAGGATGTCAGCACATCAAAGCCACTTGAACTCtttcatatggatctatgtggccCTATGAGAGTGCCAAGCAAAGGAGGAAAAAGATATATTTTTGTGATAGTAGATGACTACTCAAGATTCACTTGGACATTGTTTCCCATAACCAAGGATGAAACCTTCGAAGTGTTTGCAGCCTTTGTCAAGAAAATCCAAGTGAAGATGGAATCAAAAGTGGCTTGCATCAGATCCGATCACggaacagaatttgacaatgccaaGTTTGATGAATTATGCAGTGAAAATGGCATCACCCACAACTTCTCAGCTCCAAGAACTCTACAGCAAAATGGAGTTGTAGAAAGGAAGAACGGAacccttgaagatatggctagaacaATGCTTATTGATAGTGGGATAGCAAAAAAAACTTCTGGGCAGAAGCCATAAATACAgtctgctacttggtgaacaggtgcatgatcagatccTTCCTGAACAAAACTCCCTATGAACTGCTCAATTGAAGGAAGCCAaagctgactcacctaagaacgtttgggtgcaaatgctatgttctcaacaatggaaaggatcgGCTTGGAAAATTTGacgccaaaagtgatgaaggattTTTTTCTGGGGTATTCCtctcaaagcaaagcttacaagGTTTACAATAAAAGGACTCAGTGTGTGGAAGAAAGTGTTCATGTATTCTTCAATGAGACATTTCCATCTGGTGAGAAGAGCAACAAGGATGATCAAGACAGTGAGCCACTGTTGGTTCCAGGAGAGATCACCGAGATGGCAAATggaaaggcagatatgatgagtcaaATGAAGGAGACAAATGAAGACAATGCAACCTCTTCCTCTCCAACTCAAGAGGAACCAGATACACACATCACAACCACTGAAGTTGAAGAAAGAGTAGCTGATGCAGTTCAAAGTACCCCACAGACAGCAGAAAGAGGAATTCAAGGGAACCATTCAGGATTACCTAGTTCCTCCACTAATGAGATTCAAGTTCCAAATTGGAAACACAAAAGCTCCCATCCTCTCGACAATATAATAACCCCCCTTGATTCTGGAGTCCAAACTGGATCAAaagccagaaattcacttgccttctcttcCTCTCCTaaatagaacccaaaaatatTAAGGAAGCCTTAAAGGATGTAGACTGGATCACAGCTATGCAGGAGAAGCTGCATCAATTTGAAAAGAATAAAGTatggcacctggtacctagaccctcagATAGAACCatcataggaaccaggtgggtattcggGAACAAGCTTGATGAGCATGGAAACACTACAAGGAACAAAGCAAGGCTAGTTGTCCAAGgttacaatcaggaggaagggattgattatgatgagactttcgCTCCAGTTGCTCGTATGGAAGCCATCAGAATTCTCATCGCCTTTGCAtcacatatggaattcaccttgttccaaatggatgtcaaaagtgcatttctgaatggttTTCTAAAGGAAAAAGTCTATGTTAAGCAACCTCCAGGTTTTGAATGTCATAAACATCCTGAATATATGTTCAAATTGGACAAGGCACTGTATGGTTTAAAGCAGGCTgctcgagcttggtatgaaaggttgtcaaagtttctcttagaaaatggctttacaagaggaaaaattgacaacactctgtttctgaagaaacgaggaaggaacatgctcattgttcaggtatatgttgatgatattatcttCGGGGCAACAGCTGACTCACTTTGTgaggaatttgcaaaactcatggaaagtgagtttgagatgagcatgatgggggagcTGTACTttttcttgggtcttcaagtgaaGCAGTCCATGAAGGGAACCTGTATCAGTCAGCagaaatatatcaaggagattttgaagaggtttgatatggaagcatcaaaggtgattGACACCCCCATTGCCATTGCCGCTAAGCTAGACATGGATGAATCTGGCTCtcctgtaaattaaataatgtatCGAGGCATTATTGGATCACTCCTCTACCTCACTGCCAGCAGGCCAGATATTGTATTCAGTATAGGTttatgtgcaaggtttcaatcaaatcccaaggaatctcatctAAAAGCTGCTAAAAGGATTCTGAGATATCTTAAGGGAACACATGACCTGGTTCTGTATTACCCTTCAGGTGACAACTTtaatcttgttggttatgctgaCGCTGACTATGCAGGTTACCTTGTGGACATGAAGAACACATCTAGAATGGCTCATTTCCTAGGATCTTGTCTGATTTCATGGGGTACAAGGAAGCAAAATTCAGTAGCTCTCtcaacagctgaagcagaatatgttgCTGCAGCGTCCTGCTGTGCTCAGCTCTTATAGATCAAACAATAATTGAAGGATTTTTGGGTATACACTGACTGTGTACCTCTGTTATATGACAACAcgagtgcactcaacatggcaaagaactcGGTCCAACACaagagaaccaagcacattgatgtgagacATCATCTTCTCAGAGACAACGTGGAGAAGGGGCTTATTTGCATGAAGTTCTGTAGTACAGAAGACCAAATTGTAGATATCTTCACCAAAACTCTAAGCATGGAACATTTTGAGAGAAACAGGATGGCACTGGGGTTGATCAAGCCAAATTGAGAACCCAATTCCCTTCCCTATGGCTATGAAAATTACATTCATGTAAAtctagctaaagtgttttctggccaagCTTAACTCACTTCTATACCGTTGTAGGTAGACACGCATGATGATTATAGAAGCTGAAGGAACAATGCATGAGCAGCAAAAGAGAgtttaaaatctttttaaaaagaCCGGTCAGAAACCTAGTTCTTGTACCACAGGTTAGTAGTCTTGTGTTTTTCTCATGCGTAtctcaaaagaaacaaaattaacTGCCACATCATCCACCTTTTCAGACCTTGTATATCACgtttttcttttaaatcttttcaCTTCCCTCTGTAATGGTgcatcttcccacaaacctaccgCTGTTTCAGAACCTGTTTCTCTCTTCCCTCATCATTATCCTTTTCCTCCTTAAAACCCCTTCATTCCTAACCTTGAGCGATCATCCCCCTCTCTCTCTCCATCCTTCCAGAATCTTCAATCTAACTATCTACCATTGCTGAAGAGCAAGCTACCTTACCCACCTTGGAAGGTAATATCTTCGACTCATCTGCCACCTTCGAAACACCACCAAAAATTCCCTCTTCCACCATTACTGACACCGATATATCCAAACCTGATTCCCTTTCACCTCTTATCTCTCTCACCACTCCATCTGACCCTATTCCTTCGTTAAGTATTGAGGACTCAGAAGCCTCAAAAGTCGACATTATTTCTTCTCTGTTGCCTGATACTCTCAAAAACCAGAACAATGATGAAAAAAAGGGTGAAACTCAACAAGAAAAAGGGGGTTTTGAGGAAGATATTGATCAGTACATAAGTTCTCCAGAATTGGACATTGTTGCTCCCATATAATCTCAGGAAAAGGAGGCcgttgaaaatatattggctaTTGCTGCTGAGGGACTGGTGAATGAAGGACCTTCTACCATGCCTGAGTCTTAGGGGGAAGGGACTTGGGTCTTAGGAGAAAAAGGAACAATGGTGCTCTTTGAACCAGCTGTACCTGAAGAAGCTACTGGGAACCCTGCTGATGAACCGGATCCCCTCCCTGAGGAAACAGGTCAGGAATCATCTTCCCAGGTCAGCTTTGACCTTTCTCCTTCTCCT is drawn from Nicotiana tabacum cultivar K326 chromosome 22, ASM71507v2, whole genome shotgun sequence and contains these coding sequences:
- the LOC142175838 gene encoding uncharacterized protein LOC142175838 — its product is MAAPPNFEEGQSTYRPPRFNGQYYGWWKTRMHDFIMAEDFELWDVICDGPYAPTKKVGEPAVMVLKTRKEYNDADKKAVEKNFRAKKILVCGIGLDEYNRISACQSAKEIWEALQTAHEGTTQVKQSKIDMLTTEYELFRMKDDESI
- the LOC107787101 gene encoding secreted RxLR effector protein 161-like, which gives rise to MYRGIIGSLLYLTASRPDIVFSIGLCARFQSNPKESHLKAAKRILRYLKGTHDLVLYYPSGDNFNLVGYADADYAGYLVDMKNTSRMAHFLGSCLISWGTRKQNSVALSTAEAEYVAAASCCAQLL